The genomic DNA AGGGAAAATCACCGCTGCTGCCCTCAGCGTTAGCGCTGGGGGTTTTTGCTGCACCCCCGCGCAATCGAGGGGTTATGGAACCAAAAAAACAATTGCTGGACGTGGCGGGGCTTCGAGGAGAGTATGGCCTGGCACGGGATGTGGCCTATGCGCTGGCAAAACGGTTGCCGCATGTGCGGGTGGGCACTCGCTACCTTGTAAGGAGGGCGGATGTAGACGACTTTCTCTCTCAAGCCGCCCACAAGCGCTGTGACCTCCGGGCCGAGTTGAAAGCCCCCGCCATGCAGGGCGGGGCTGAGGGTTAGGGGGTGTGCTGTGCGACGCTACGTAAAGTATAGCACCCCCGAGCCGGAAACGCTACTCTCGCGGCTGGCTAACGTCCACCCCGCCGGACAGGGTAGGTGGCTGGCCTGCTGCCCGGCTCATCCCGACCGTACCCCAAGCCTGAGCATTCGCGCGGTGGACGGTAAAGTTTTGCTTTACTGCTTCGCCGGCTGCTCGCCTGACGCGATACTCTCGGCTGTCGGGTTGTCTTGGCGGGATTTGTACTCGGGGGGTAGCAAGCCCTGGCTGGCCCCTGGCTACTACCGCTCAACCCCTACCCCTGAGCGCCCTACAACCCCCTTCGAGGCCCGCGAGAAGTGGCAAAAGTGGTGGGATAGGGCAACGCCCAATCACCCCCTGCTCAGGGTATACCTACGTGCTCGAGGGTTGAGCATCACCCCACCCCCGACCCTGCGGCTGGCGACTTGGGAAGGCAAACACTTCATGCTCGCCCGCGTCCTTGATGCCAGGGGTGAGCTT from Meiothermus cerbereus DSM 11376 includes the following:
- a CDS encoding toprim domain-containing protein, translating into MRRYVKYSTPEPETLLSRLANVHPAGQGRWLACCPAHPDRTPSLSIRAVDGKVLLYCFAGCSPDAILSAVGLSWRDLYSGGSKPWLAPGYYRSTPTPERPTTPFEAREKWQKWWDRATPNHPLLRVYLRARGLSITPPPTLRLATWEGKHFMLARVLDARGELCGMHITELLPDGSGRVSKRLAKGTHPLGGSIRLYPFEGSTPLALAEGIETGLAVHQATGWPVWACVSAIGLERVQLPAEALEVVIAADHDKAGLEAANALARRLLGENRRVRLATPPQAGTDWLDMVAGGVA